The Strix aluco isolate bStrAlu1 chromosome Z, bStrAlu1.hap1, whole genome shotgun sequence genome contains a region encoding:
- the FAM174A gene encoding membrane protein FAM174A: MWPPPLLWLLVGLLLAACCGEAVAAALFLQSAATSSSRPTEVAGGGATRSSSSRLAEVSAPPEQGQPMTQRALSVLVVASAALIVYFVIRTVRLRRRNRKTRRYGVLDTNIENMELTPLEQDDGDDDTTVFDASHPRREVRAFQ, encoded by the exons atgtggccgccgccgctgctctggctgctggtgGGGCTGCTGCTAGCTGCCTGTTGCGGGGAGGCTGTGGCGGCAGCCCTTTTCCTCCAGAgtgctgccacctcctcctcgCGTCCCACAGAGGTGGCCGGCGGGGGCGCCACGcgaagcagcagcagccgcctgGCCGAGGTATCGGCACCGCCCGAGCAGGGCCAGCCCATGACCCAGCGCGCCCTGTCCGTGCTGGTAGTGGCCAGCGCCGCCCTCATCGTTTACTTCGTGATCCGGACCGTGCG gcTCAGAAGGCGAAATAGAAAAACACGGAGATACGGAGTTTTGGATACAAACATAGAAAACATGGAGCTGACCCCATTAGAGCAAGATGATGGCGATGATGACACAACAGTATTTGATGCCAGTCATCCTCGAAG AGAAGTACGT